A window of Candidatus Dojkabacteria bacterium contains these coding sequences:
- a CDS encoding RsmE family RNA methyltransferase yields the protein MKKVYIPHKISTGDIANLSDRDSDILINQEDVALEDTVEVDSPSGSFLATVVFIDKATVEIEVMKQLSKEISQMPRSSHKITVMQAASNESKFNFFLEKAVELGATQILPIHSELCLLKFEKYQKKEGLWSKIVNDAVIQSRTTTPPQLERLQKLENLRLPQASSEIRIALSTEPMDTTSIYEYVNEKHSSSDFTIAIGPEKGWSAADIAKLRGLGFQFVNLKGNMLRTETPALMLISIIKYVQKAL from the coding sequence ATGAAGAAAGTCTACATACCGCACAAAATCTCGACTGGGGATATTGCGAATCTATCAGATAGAGACAGCGATATATTGATTAATCAGGAAGATGTCGCACTCGAAGACACAGTAGAAGTCGACTCACCCTCAGGAAGTTTTCTCGCGACTGTTGTTTTCATTGACAAGGCCACTGTTGAGATAGAGGTGATGAAGCAGCTTAGCAAAGAAATTTCGCAAATGCCGCGATCGAGTCACAAAATTACTGTCATGCAAGCAGCTTCAAATGAGAGCAAGTTCAATTTCTTCCTAGAGAAAGCCGTGGAGCTTGGGGCGACACAAATTTTACCGATTCACTCCGAGCTTTGCCTGCTGAAATTCGAGAAGTATCAGAAGAAAGAGGGCCTCTGGTCGAAAATTGTTAACGATGCGGTGATACAAAGCCGTACCACCACTCCACCACAGCTAGAGCGATTGCAAAAGCTAGAAAATCTTCGCCTACCTCAAGCTAGTAGCGAGATCCGCATCGCCTTGAGCACAGAGCCGATGGATACCACTTCCATATATGAATACGTCAATGAAAAGCACAGCAGCTCCGATTTCACCATAGCGATTGGTCCGGAAAAGGGCTGGAGTGCAGCAGATATCGCGAAATTGCGAGGACTAGGCTTTCAATTCGTTAACCTGAAGGGAAATATGCTGAGAACCGAGACTCCTGCACTGATGCTAATCTCTATAATTAAGTACGTGCAAAAAGCCCTCTAG
- a CDS encoding RsmB/NOP family class I SAM-dependent RNA methyltransferase, producing MKRTRSNYKQKRGKQQEERFFTKEEIFLSRLASILKMSKKDVRNHFSQRTVSTIRLNNLAANPDDIEKKLLSKGIQLEQVPWSKHTFIVTNKDKSELGKMEEYRKGLFYIQNLSSMLPGVILNPSEGDYVLDMCAAPGSKTTQLAAMMNNKGEIIANDENFQRLSSLKRVLSEFHVTNAKVTIGDAAKLGHTHQNKFSKILLDAPCSGEGMIYLKGEKPLRFWNIKKIKAMVKVQERLILSAFDALKPGGEMVYSTCTLEPDENEGVVTRLLRLRKDVEILEIPITGDAKFDDYRSFVTSGITKWSGNFYDRELRKAIRVIPGSRMQAFFIVKIKKVV from the coding sequence ATGAAAAGAACTAGGTCAAACTACAAACAGAAGCGAGGAAAGCAGCAAGAGGAGCGATTTTTCACAAAAGAAGAGATCTTCTTATCACGACTCGCAAGCATTCTAAAAATGTCGAAAAAAGATGTGCGCAACCATTTTAGCCAGCGCACGGTATCCACTATTCGCCTGAACAATCTCGCAGCTAACCCAGACGATATTGAGAAAAAGCTGCTATCCAAAGGGATACAGCTCGAGCAAGTTCCATGGTCGAAGCATACTTTTATAGTCACGAATAAAGATAAATCTGAGCTGGGAAAGATGGAGGAGTACCGCAAAGGGCTTTTCTACATCCAGAATTTATCAAGCATGCTCCCTGGAGTGATCCTCAACCCAAGCGAGGGCGATTATGTGCTCGATATGTGTGCAGCACCGGGCAGCAAGACCACACAGCTCGCAGCAATGATGAACAACAAAGGCGAAATTATTGCCAACGACGAGAATTTTCAGCGACTTAGTTCTTTGAAGCGAGTTCTTAGCGAATTCCATGTCACCAATGCAAAAGTAACCATCGGTGATGCAGCCAAGCTTGGCCACACCCACCAGAATAAATTCAGCAAGATTTTGCTCGACGCCCCATGTAGCGGCGAAGGGATGATCTACCTGAAAGGTGAGAAGCCGTTGCGATTCTGGAATATAAAGAAGATCAAGGCAATGGTCAAAGTACAGGAACGATTGATATTATCAGCATTTGATGCACTCAAGCCTGGTGGCGAGATGGTGTACTCAACATGCACATTGGAGCCAGATGAAAATGAGGGTGTTGTCACTAGGCTTCTAAGGTTGCGCAAGGATGTAGAGATTCTTGAGATCCCTATCACAGGTGATGCAAAATTTGATGATTATCGATCGTTTGTGACTTCAGGAATTACGAAATGGAGCGGCAATTTCTATGACCGAGAGCTTAGGAAGGCAATCAGGGTTATTCCTGGATCAAGGATGCAGGCATTCTTTATAGTGAAAATAAAGAAGGTCGTATAG